In one Achromobacter spanius genomic region, the following are encoded:
- a CDS encoding carbon-phosphorus lyase complex subunit PhnI, with translation MYVAVKGGERAILNSYRMLDAYRRGDRAVPELSLDQIREQMPLAVSRVMAEGSLYDPQLASLALKQAAGDVIEAVFLLRAYRTTLSRYGYTQPIDTGAMRLQRRISSTFKDVPGGQILGPTYDYTQRLLDFTLEAQREADALPAGGDALDSAMPRVTDLLAHDELIDAEPVPEGDPEPFDLTRQPLDFPASRAARLQNLARADEGFLLSMGYSTQRGYGNTHPFAAEIRYGTLEVDMYIEELGFAVTVGEIEITECQMVSQFAGNADDGPKFTRGYGLTFGYGERKAMSMALVDRALKAQDLGERADSPANDHEFVLYHSDNVEASGFVQHLKLPHYVDFQANLELLRRLRADGAAQHASAQTAAQATSQTAPQQTPQAVPNDLIDEAVSP, from the coding sequence ATGTACGTAGCCGTCAAAGGGGGCGAACGCGCCATCCTGAATTCCTACCGCATGCTGGACGCCTACCGGCGCGGCGACCGCGCGGTGCCCGAGCTGAGCCTGGACCAGATACGCGAACAGATGCCGCTGGCGGTATCGCGCGTGATGGCCGAGGGCTCGCTCTACGATCCGCAACTGGCCTCGCTGGCGCTCAAGCAGGCCGCGGGCGATGTGATCGAAGCGGTGTTCCTGCTGCGGGCCTATCGCACCACCTTGTCGCGTTATGGCTACACGCAGCCGATCGACACGGGCGCCATGCGCTTGCAGCGCCGTATTTCGTCCACCTTCAAGGACGTGCCGGGCGGCCAGATTCTGGGGCCCACCTACGACTACACCCAACGCCTGCTGGATTTCACGCTGGAAGCGCAGCGCGAGGCCGACGCGCTGCCCGCGGGCGGCGATGCGCTGGACAGCGCCATGCCGCGCGTGACGGATCTGCTGGCGCACGATGAATTGATCGACGCCGAACCCGTGCCGGAAGGCGACCCCGAGCCCTTTGACCTGACGCGCCAGCCGCTGGACTTTCCGGCCTCGCGCGCGGCGCGGCTACAAAACCTGGCGCGCGCCGACGAAGGATTCCTGTTGTCCATGGGCTATTCCACGCAGCGCGGCTACGGCAACACGCACCCCTTCGCAGCCGAAATCCGCTACGGCACGCTGGAAGTGGACATGTACATCGAAGAGCTGGGCTTTGCCGTCACCGTGGGCGAAATCGAAATCACCGAATGCCAGATGGTGAGCCAGTTCGCGGGCAATGCCGATGACGGCCCGAAGTTCACGCGCGGCTACGGCCTGACCTTCGGCTACGGCGAACGCAAAGCCATGTCGATGGCGCTGGTGGACCGCGCACTGAAAGCCCAGGACCTGGGCGAACGCGCCGACTCTCCCGCCAACGATCACGAATTCGTGCTGTACCACAGTGACAACGTCGAGGCGTCCGGCTTCGTCCAGCACTTGAAGCTGCCGCATTACGTGGACTTCCAGGCGAACCTGGAATTGCTGCGCCGCCTGCGCGCGGATGGGGCTGCACAACACGCGTCAGCGCAAACCGCAGCGCAAGCCACATCGCAAACCGCGCCGCAACAGACGCCACAAGCCGTCCCCAACGATCTCATCGACGAGGCTGTTTCCCCATGA